A stretch of Candidatus Bipolaricaulota bacterium DNA encodes these proteins:
- the radA gene encoding DNA repair protein RadA, translating to MLFTCSKCDAQLPKWSGRCSECQAWGTIEKAAGNGQKTAFKSDSKIISLDEIDNLRLERLKTKVKEFDEFLGGGLVEGSLLLIGGEPGIGKSTVALQLLGKFGQDSLYISGEESAQQIKLRAQRIGESNLKILNTNSLEDILYHLQTSKPKIAIIDSIQTIYSSQIEGEAGNIAQIKTIAVKLLELAKKQNIALIIIGHITKDGSIAGPKTLEHLVDAVFYLEGEKNSDLRILRSIKNRFGSTNELIIFEMTEAGLQIVSNPSKLFLSPTPLDVAGTVTGAVIEGSRCFLVEVQALINQTVFGYPQRKSSGYDLNRFQLLLAVLGKRANLNFNTQDAHLNVTGGFKIKEPALDLAVAMACASALTNKTLGPKTLVFGEVGLAGEIRAVKQAEKRLKEGEKLGFEAAIVPFGVKYTGNMKISQIKTISEAIQLL from the coding sequence ATGCTATTCACCTGCTCCAAATGCGACGCTCAATTGCCCAAATGGTCCGGACGCTGTTCCGAGTGCCAAGCTTGGGGCACGATTGAAAAAGCCGCCGGCAACGGGCAGAAGACGGCATTTAAAAGCGACTCCAAAATAATTTCGCTTGATGAAATAGACAATCTAAGGCTGGAGCGGCTGAAAACCAAGGTAAAAGAATTCGATGAATTTTTAGGAGGGGGGCTGGTCGAAGGCAGCCTTCTTTTAATCGGCGGCGAGCCCGGCATCGGCAAATCCACGGTCGCCTTGCAGCTGCTCGGCAAATTCGGCCAAGATTCGCTTTATATCAGCGGCGAAGAATCCGCTCAGCAGATCAAACTGCGGGCTCAAAGAATCGGCGAAAGTAATTTGAAAATTCTCAACACCAACTCGCTCGAAGACATTCTTTATCATTTGCAAACTTCAAAACCAAAAATCGCCATCATTGATTCGATTCAAACGATTTATTCTTCGCAAATAGAAGGCGAGGCGGGCAATATCGCGCAAATCAAAACCATTGCGGTCAAACTGCTCGAGCTGGCCAAAAAACAAAACATCGCTTTGATCATTATCGGCCACATCACCAAAGACGGCTCCATTGCCGGGCCGAAAACGCTGGAGCATTTGGTGGACGCGGTTTTTTATCTGGAAGGCGAAAAAAATTCGGATTTGAGAATTTTGAGATCAATAAAAAACAGGTTCGGCTCGACCAATGAACTGATTATTTTCGAAATGACCGAGGCCGGCCTTCAAATCGTGAGCAACCCGTCTAAATTATTTCTCTCGCCCACGCCGCTTGACGTGGCCGGCACAGTGACCGGAGCGGTCATCGAAGGTTCGAGATGTTTTTTGGTGGAAGTGCAAGCCTTGATCAATCAGACGGTCTTCGGGTATCCGCAAAGAAAATCAAGCGGCTATGATTTGAATCGGTTTCAACTTCTTTTGGCTGTGCTGGGAAAACGAGCGAATTTGAATTTCAATACGCAAGACGCGCATCTTAATGTCACGGGCGGATTCAAAATAAAAGAACCCGCGCTTGACCTGGCCGTGGCCATGGCTTGCGCCTCGGCCCTCACCAATAAGACGCTCGGCCCGAAAACATTGGTTTTCGGCGAAGTGGGCCTGGCCGGAGAAATTCGAGCCGTGAAACAGGCTGAAAAACGTCTAAAAGAAGGCGAAAAATTGGGGTTTGAGGCGGCTATTGTCCCTTTTGGCGTCAAATACACGGGCAACATGAAAATCAGCCAAATAAAGACAATTTCAGAAGCGATTCAATTACTTTAA
- a CDS encoding DNA-3-methyladenine glycosylase — protein sequence MAANLDFHRRFEDRAVPCPYTMPPFSSFPTPIGNSLMIPLKFYNQSTLKIAQALLGQFIVREINGRKLMGKIVETESYVGFNDLASHASRGKTDRTKIMFGPAGHAYIYLIYGMYCCFNIVTEKKDYPAAVLIRAVEPIEGIDQMLKNRKLQSPISNSKFLISISNGPSKFCQAFAIDRKLNDHALNKKPLYLIKGEKIKPSQMVKATRIGVDYSGEYAKKKWRFYIKGNAFVSKK from the coding sequence ATGGCGGCGAATTTGGATTTTCATCGTCGATTTGAGGACAGGGCAGTGCCCTGTCCCTACACCATGCCGCCTTTTTCGTCATTCCCGACCCCGATCGGGAATTCGCTTATGATTCCACTTAAATTCTACAATCAATCCACTCTAAAAATCGCCCAAGCTCTCTTGGGTCAATTTATTGTCCGCGAAATCAATGGCCGAAAACTAATGGGCAAAATCGTGGAGACCGAAAGCTATGTCGGTTTCAATGACTTGGCCTCGCATGCTTCTCGCGGAAAAACGGACAGAACGAAAATCATGTTCGGCCCGGCCGGACATGCTTACATTTATTTGATTTACGGAATGTACTGTTGCTTCAATATTGTCACTGAAAAAAAAGATTATCCGGCCGCGGTTTTGATTCGAGCGGTCGAACCGATCGAGGGCATTGATCAAATGCTGAAAAATCGTAAACTTCAATCCCCGATTTCCAATTCAAAATTTCTAATTTCAATTTCCAACGGCCCGTCCAAATTCTGCCAAGCCTTTGCCATTGATCGCAAATTAAACGATCACGCGCTGAATAAAAAACCCCTGTATTTAATCAAGGGCGAAAAAATCAAACCATCTCAAATGGTCAAAGCGACGCGGATCGGCGTTGATTACTCCGGCGAATACGCCAAAAAGAAATGGCGGTTTTATATTAAAGGCAATGCGTTTGTTTCGAAAAAATAA
- the recG gene encoding ATP-dependent DNA helicase RecG, with product MRLDQSIEMLHRVGKGMSKQLEKLGILDLHDLLFHFPFRYDDFTSVRTIADLTPDENATVKVKIDLIANRRSRRQRKFVTEAVVSDDSGQLNVVWFNQPFLTKTLPVGSEVYLAGKVSDNYHQQMISPFYEKVSSFSTMTERLQPVYSLSGSLTQKQFRYWIKQCLPLAKELKEFLPNELMAKNKFLKITEAIENIHFPKSKELMEQAKERLKFDELFLIQLKIQKYREDLAKENSPKVKFLEKATKDFVAKLPFTLTDDQKKAAWEILLDLDKEKPMNRLLEGDVGSGKTIVVGLAILNVALNGFQSALMAPTEILARQHFESLSRFLSPKVKVALLTGSSKMIYGQEKASKKMILEGLLTGEIDLVIGTHALISDEVKIKDLALVAVDEQHRFGVDQRRKLVETGVNLVPHFLSLTATPIPRSLVLTLYGDLDVSVIKEKPKGRKPIITKLVTEDKRPQAYKFIKDKIKEGRQVFVICPLIEESDKLGVKSVTEEFEKLSKHIFTDLKISMLHGKMKSKEKNEVMQNFLNKKIDILVSTSVVEVGVDVPNAAIMAIEGAARFGLAQLHQFRGRVGRGEEQSYCFLFGENLNDIAFKRLKALERTNDGFKLAEMDLELRGPGEVYGTRQSGLPDLKIASLTDIELIKKAQGDAIKYAPRLDEFEELKKKVEETKVSLHFE from the coding sequence ATGCGACTTGATCAATCAATCGAGATGCTGCATCGCGTGGGCAAAGGAATGTCCAAACAATTGGAAAAATTGGGTATTTTAGATTTGCATGACCTGCTTTTTCATTTTCCGTTTCGCTATGACGACTTTACCTCTGTGCGGACTATCGCGGACTTAACGCCGGATGAAAACGCCACGGTGAAGGTCAAAATCGATTTGATCGCCAACAGAAGAAGTCGGCGTCAGCGAAAATTCGTCACCGAAGCGGTCGTTTCCGATGACTCGGGTCAACTGAACGTGGTTTGGTTCAATCAGCCATTTTTAACCAAAACTTTGCCCGTGGGCAGTGAGGTGTATTTGGCCGGAAAAGTTTCCGACAATTATCATCAGCAAATGATCAGCCCGTTTTACGAAAAAGTTTCTTCATTCAGCACTATGACCGAGCGGCTGCAACCCGTTTATTCGTTGAGCGGAAGTTTGACGCAAAAGCAATTTCGATATTGGATTAAGCAGTGCCTGCCTTTGGCCAAAGAATTGAAAGAATTTTTGCCGAATGAATTGATGGCGAAAAACAAATTCTTGAAAATAACCGAAGCGATTGAAAACATTCATTTTCCCAAATCAAAAGAATTGATGGAACAAGCCAAAGAAAGATTGAAATTCGACGAATTGTTTTTAATTCAATTGAAAATTCAAAAATACCGCGAGGATTTGGCGAAAGAAAACTCTCCCAAAGTGAAGTTTTTGGAAAAAGCCACCAAAGACTTCGTGGCCAAATTGCCGTTTACGCTGACCGATGATCAGAAAAAAGCGGCTTGGGAGATTTTACTTGATTTGGACAAAGAAAAGCCCATGAACAGATTGCTCGAAGGAGATGTCGGCTCGGGCAAAACAATCGTGGTCGGCTTGGCCATTTTGAACGTGGCCTTAAACGGTTTTCAAAGCGCTTTGATGGCTCCCACGGAAATTTTGGCGCGCCAGCATTTTGAAAGCCTGTCGAGGTTTTTATCGCCGAAAGTCAAAGTCGCGCTTTTGACCGGCTCGAGCAAAATGATTTATGGCCAAGAAAAGGCGAGCAAAAAGATGATTCTTGAAGGTTTATTAACCGGCGAAATTGATTTGGTCATCGGCACGCACGCCTTGATTTCCGATGAGGTGAAAATAAAAGACTTGGCTTTGGTGGCCGTGGACGAACAGCATCGCTTCGGCGTGGATCAGAGAAGAAAGTTGGTTGAAACCGGAGTGAATTTGGTGCCGCATTTTCTGTCATTGACCGCCACGCCCATTCCCAGGTCTCTGGTTTTGACTTTGTACGGCGATTTGGACGTTTCCGTCATTAAAGAAAAACCGAAAGGCAGAAAGCCGATAATCACGAAATTGGTGACTGAGGACAAACGGCCGCAAGCTTATAAATTCATCAAAGACAAAATCAAGGAAGGCAGACAAGTTTTTGTTATTTGTCCGTTGATTGAAGAAAGCGACAAATTGGGAGTCAAGAGCGTGACCGAGGAATTTGAAAAATTATCAAAACACATTTTCACGGATTTAAAAATCTCCATGCTGCACGGCAAAATGAAATCAAAAGAAAAAAATGAAGTGATGCAAAATTTTTTAAATAAAAAAATCGATATTTTGGTATCGACTTCGGTGGTGGAAGTGGGAGTGGACGTGCCCAACGCCGCGATCATGGCGATCGAAGGAGCTGCTCGATTCGGGCTGGCTCAGCTGCATCAATTCCGCGGTCGAGTGGGCAGGGGAGAGGAGCAGTCTTATTGCTTTTTGTTCGGCGAGAATTTGAACGACATCGCTTTTAAGCGGTTAAAGGCTTTGGAAAGAACCAATGACGGTTTTAAATTGGCGGAAATGGATCTCGAACTTCGCGGTCCCGGCGAAGTTTACGGCACGCGCCAATCGGGTTTGCCGGATTTGAAAATCGCCAGCTTGACCGATATTGAATTGATTAAAAAGGCGCAAGGCGACGCCATTAAATACGCGCCGAGGCTAGATGAGTTTGAAGAATTGAAAAAGAAAGTCGAAGAGACCAAGGTGTCTTTGCATTTTGAATAA
- a CDS encoding permease-like cell division protein FtsX, which produces MFVAAFRIIKFAVQDFYRNIWLSLVTVSILTLALLSVNVLILMNAMTDEVISSVQDKIDVSVFFTESASQAEIENLSAKLREAPQVKEVVFVSKEEALEKFKEKHQDDQKINETLSEIGENPLLNSIIVKANSADDYDAVLALLENPDFEDLIQDKDFADHRLIIDRINSVTGKVERFGLAMSAIFGLIAVLIVYNAIRVIIYTHKEEIGVMRLVGATNWFIRTPFLISSIIYAVLSVVLSVVILYPLLGLMQPYFSNLLADYGFDLLTYFNSHFFVIFGLELLGAVFLTIFSSGLAISKYLKV; this is translated from the coding sequence ATGTTTGTCGCCGCTTTTCGCATAATAAAATTCGCGGTTCAGGATTTCTATCGCAATATTTGGCTTTCACTGGTAACAGTCAGTATTTTGACTTTGGCGCTGCTGTCAGTCAACGTTTTGATATTAATGAATGCCATGACAGATGAAGTCATCTCTTCGGTTCAGGATAAAATCGATGTCAGCGTGTTTTTTACCGAATCGGCGAGCCAAGCGGAAATAGAAAATTTATCGGCCAAGCTGCGAGAAGCGCCGCAAGTGAAAGAAGTCGTTTTTGTTTCCAAAGAAGAGGCGCTGGAAAAATTCAAAGAGAAACACCAGGACGACCAAAAAATAAACGAGACGCTTTCGGAAATAGGAGAAAATCCGTTATTGAATTCCATTATAGTCAAAGCGAATTCCGCGGATGATTATGACGCGGTTTTGGCCTTGCTTGAAAATCCGGATTTTGAGGATTTGATTCAGGACAAGGATTTTGCGGATCATCGATTGATTATTGACAGAATAAACAGCGTGACCGGCAAAGTGGAGAGATTCGGCCTGGCCATGAGCGCCATATTCGGCCTTATCGCCGTTTTGATTGTTTATAACGCGATCAGGGTGATTATTTACACTCATAAGGAAGAGATCGGAGTCATGCGGCTAGTCGGCGCCACAAATTGGTTCATCAGAACTCCGTTTTTAATAAGCAGTATAATTTACGCTGTTTTGAGCGTTGTTTTGTCCGTGGTCATTTTATATCCGCTGCTAGGTTTAATGCAGCCGTATTTCAGTAATCTTTTGGCGGATTACGGTTTTGATTTGCTCACTTATTTCAACAGCCATTTCTTCGTTATTTTCGGTCTTGAATTGCTCGGCGCGGTATTTTTGACTATTTTCAGCAGCGGCCTGGCCATCAGCAAGTATCTAAAGGTGTAA
- the ftsE gene encoding cell division ATP-binding protein FtsE encodes MIRFKGVTKQYIANSKALSGINLHIKPREFVSIVGQSGTGKTTLVKMLTAEEKPTKGEIYVGGWNITNIKYRDISILRRQIGVIFQDFKLLPKKTIFENIAFALEVCGAPHGKIKKIVPQILKVVGLEDKLGRYPRQLSGGEQQRVAIARALIHRPKILLADEPTGNLDSINSKEIIDLLVKINELGTTVLLVTHNREIVNLLKQRVITLDKGRIVSDQKHGRYIL; translated from the coding sequence ATGATACGATTCAAGGGGGTAACCAAACAATATATCGCGAATTCCAAAGCGCTTAGCGGCATTAATTTGCATATCAAGCCGCGTGAGTTTGTGTCAATCGTCGGCCAGAGCGGCACCGGCAAAACCACTTTGGTGAAAATGTTGACCGCCGAGGAAAAACCGACCAAGGGAGAGATTTACGTGGGAGGCTGGAATATCACCAATATTAAATATCGCGATATTTCCATTTTACGCCGGCAAATAGGGGTCATTTTTCAGGATTTTAAATTATTGCCGAAAAAAACTATTTTTGAAAATATCGCCTTCGCGCTTGAGGTCTGCGGCGCGCCGCACGGCAAAATAAAAAAGATCGTGCCGCAAATTTTGAAAGTCGTCGGTTTGGAAGATAAGCTGGGTCGATACCCGAGACAGCTCTCGGGAGGCGAACAGCAACGCGTAGCCATTGCCAGAGCGTTGATTCATCGTCCGAAGATACTTTTGGCGGATGAGCCGACGGGTAATTTGGATTCCATCAATAGCAAAGAAATAATTGATTTATTGGTGAAGATAAATGAACTCGGCACCACTGTTTTATTGGTCACGCACAATCGGGAAATAGTTAATTTATTAAAACAAAGAGTAATTACTTTGGATAAAGGGAGGATCGTCAGCGATCAAAAACACGGTCGTTATATTTTATAG
- a CDS encoding septal ring lytic transglycosylase RlpA family protein — MKKSIMTSQKLFISMILIVALFWATTPVDAGAFDPIINNLFIDQATISKGYTITSMDQVFRVGLTPDVLNSPTEVVTKQLSREMFDFPEGFESLSDVYEFDVKNKEYFNDEKPVWVTMRTFRPETQKKRIYFWNGVDAVWQELPSASAGDAIVKAAFHLPYARLVVLTRTDSTGKMEFGQASWYAYKDCDCAASPDYPKGSLLKVTNLDNDKSIIVRVNDFGPERNIFPERVIDLDKVAFSQIGSTRMGILPNVRVELEKLAE, encoded by the coding sequence ATGAAAAAATCAATTATGACCTCACAAAAGCTTTTTATTTCAATGATTTTGATTGTCGCTTTGTTTTGGGCGACAACCCCGGTTGACGCCGGCGCTTTCGATCCCATTATCAATAATTTATTCATAGATCAAGCGACTATCAGCAAAGGTTATACCATCACCAGCATGGATCAGGTGTTTCGCGTCGGCCTGACTCCGGATGTTTTGAATTCTCCGACCGAGGTCGTCACCAAGCAATTGAGCAGGGAAATGTTTGATTTCCCCGAAGGGTTTGAGTCTTTAAGCGATGTGTATGAATTTGATGTAAAAAATAAAGAATATTTCAACGATGAAAAACCTGTATGGGTTACCATGCGCACTTTCAGGCCGGAGACCCAGAAGAAAAGAATTTATTTTTGGAATGGCGTGGACGCGGTTTGGCAGGAATTGCCTTCGGCCAGCGCCGGAGATGCAATCGTCAAAGCGGCTTTTCATTTGCCGTACGCCAGATTGGTCGTTTTAACCAGGACGGATTCCACGGGCAAAATGGAATTCGGACAAGCCAGCTGGTACGCTTACAAAGATTGCGACTGCGCGGCGTCTCCGGATTATCCAAAAGGCAGTTTGCTTAAAGTCACGAATTTGGACAATGATAAATCAATTATCGTCAGAGTCAATGACTTCGGACCGGAACGAAATATTTTTCCGGAGCGCGTGATTGATTTGGATAAAGTGGCGTTTTCTCAAATAGGTTCGACGCGCATGGGAATCTTGCCCAATGTCAGAGTCGAATTGGAGAAATTGGCGGAATAA
- a CDS encoding peptidylprolyl isomerase has protein sequence MENENKSILTTEKVDSAKKETKKIFGFIHKHHALAALLLIVFAVCAVLSSGLLAYKYGVSNVYLNKLTSNVPYPAVLVNYRIVSLHDYYKELENFKLLVAKQQPELTSEQELELKETVMDKLIHDKVIMQLADKFDVKLSYDDIAAEKEKAVTEIGGTKEEVDSKFLEAVGIDFDTFFNEMVLSSVYQERVAEKYAENEDIKKEPRKLAQEVLKLVQKGKESFEDLAKKYSQDSRFAPLGGEVGWVSADMLPKALQDAVMAMEVGDTSDLIETEQGFHIIKITDKRSEGGDEAFVYDIFIRISDFEAYLVDYISNSKVRKFVK, from the coding sequence ATGGAAAATGAAAATAAATCAATTTTGACGACCGAGAAAGTAGATTCTGCCAAAAAGGAAACAAAAAAGATTTTCGGATTCATTCATAAGCATCACGCGTTGGCGGCGTTGCTGCTGATTGTTTTCGCGGTTTGCGCCGTTTTGTCTTCTGGTCTGTTGGCGTATAAATACGGCGTTAGTAATGTTTATCTGAATAAGCTGACGAGCAACGTGCCTTATCCGGCGGTTTTGGTAAATTATCGTATTGTCAGCTTGCACGATTATTATAAGGAGTTGGAGAATTTCAAGTTGCTGGTGGCCAAGCAGCAGCCGGAATTAACGTCCGAGCAAGAGCTGGAATTGAAAGAGACGGTGATGGATAAATTGATCCATGATAAAGTTATCATGCAGTTGGCTGATAAGTTCGATGTTAAATTGAGTTATGACGATATTGCGGCGGAAAAAGAAAAGGCGGTGACCGAGATCGGCGGCACCAAAGAAGAAGTGGATTCCAAGTTCCTTGAAGCCGTGGGTATTGATTTTGACACGTTTTTTAATGAAATGGTTTTGAGTTCCGTGTATCAAGAGCGCGTTGCCGAAAAATATGCGGAAAACGAAGATATTAAAAAAGAGCCGCGCAAATTGGCTCAGGAAGTTTTGAAATTGGTTCAGAAAGGCAAAGAGTCGTTTGAGGATTTAGCTAAAAAATACAGTCAGGATTCAAGGTTCGCGCCTCTCGGTGGCGAAGTGGGTTGGGTGTCAGCTGATATGTTGCCGAAGGCTTTGCAAGACGCGGTAATGGCAATGGAGGTCGGGGACACGAGCGACTTGATTGAAACGGAACAAGGATTTCATATCATTAAAATTACGGATAAGCGAAGCGAAGGCGGAGATGAGGCTTTTGTTTATGACATTTTCATCAGAATTTCGGATTTCGAAGCTTATTTGGTCGATTACATTTCCAACAGCAAAGTCAGAAAATTCGTCAAATAA
- a CDS encoding septum formation initiator family protein: protein MLEKKTFFGKFNSKILIISGLVLIALFSVAASREFIHKHQLDKEISDLEKEIDRLKIEQDEFITLIDNYNSQEFIEQAARENFNYKKRGEKVVLIKTNEDNVPPDLSVNGPNGINSSASETLSGKSNVKLWWDYFFGDKVS from the coding sequence ATGTTGGAGAAAAAGACATTTTTTGGAAAATTCAACTCAAAAATATTGATTATTTCGGGGCTGGTTTTAATTGCCCTTTTTTCAGTGGCTGCCAGCAGGGAGTTTATCCACAAACATCAATTGGATAAAGAGATTTCAGACTTGGAAAAAGAAATTGATCGTTTGAAAATAGAACAGGACGAATTTATCACGTTAATCGATAATTACAATTCGCAGGAATTTATTGAGCAGGCAGCCAGAGAAAACTTCAATTACAAAAAAAGAGGAGAGAAAGTCGTTTTAATAAAAACTAACGAAGACAACGTTCCTCCCGACTTGTCGGTGAACGGTCCCAACGGAATCAATTCCTCCGCGTCGGAGACGCTAAGCGGCAAAAGCAATGTGAAATTATGGTGGGATTATTTTTTTGGAGATAAAGTATCATAA
- a CDS encoding PH domain-containing protein translates to MTKFQLPYKLEEDEDYILKVRHHFLVFLPHLLISFAIIVIDFFLLFFLFKNGAIGGIIFLAVLAISVFYVLKVVFFWHKNAFIITSKRIIDFDQQGLFTKKVSSYPFEQIREIACATKGLWQTMFKYGNLEILFFGNEHPIELYNLKDVEDLQKLLLTLIEKSTEKKSAVEPKEADEAESPDEETEDILSRIERLPETERKKIYSRLKKEPAAEEKNEDKSKNKGKNRDQFLEDYWKEESI, encoded by the coding sequence ATGACCAAATTTCAATTGCCTTACAAATTGGAAGAAGATGAGGATTATATTTTGAAAGTTCGCCATCACTTTTTGGTTTTTTTGCCGCACTTATTGATCAGTTTCGCCATAATTGTCATTGATTTTTTTCTGCTGTTTTTCTTATTCAAAAACGGAGCGATCGGCGGTATTATTTTCTTGGCGGTTTTGGCCATCAGCGTTTTTTACGTTTTGAAAGTGGTTTTTTTCTGGCATAAGAACGCCTTTATTATTACCAGTAAAAGAATTATTGATTTCGATCAGCAAGGTCTTTTTACAAAGAAAGTATCATCATACCCTTTTGAGCAAATTCGGGAGATCGCTTGCGCCACCAAAGGCTTATGGCAGACAATGTTTAAATACGGCAATCTCGAAATATTGTTTTTCGGCAATGAACATCCGATCGAGCTTTATAATCTCAAGGACGTGGAAGATCTCCAGAAATTATTATTGACCTTGATTGAAAAATCAACTGAAAAAAAATCGGCGGTCGAGCCCAAAGAGGCTGATGAGGCGGAAAGCCCGGATGAAGAAACCGAAGATATCCTTTCCCGCATCGAACGTTTGCCCGAAACCGAGCGAAAGAAAATATATTCTCGCCTCAAAAAAGAACCGGCTGCGGAAGAAAAAAATGAAGATAAATCAAAAAATAAAGGGAAAAATCGTGATCAATTTCTTGAGGATTATTGGAAAGAGGAATCGATTTGA